Proteins encoded within one genomic window of Kibdelosporangium phytohabitans:
- a CDS encoding LppA family lipoprotein, whose amino-acid sequence MIILVSGCAAEPASDDKEKTLNSQFAELQKRPDIDSAVQRYGEVLTKIRDRLAASNFATGWREAKDRASSRGCTSGFSGAWSEIDDETGEIRTLPTWISSGNLPDEKWDSAVSAIVETVRDHGFDGPGVVANRPGDHEVIFRDGYGAQITFGTLTNTVLSLTTGCHLTVAAHQRGTPPPKRTY is encoded by the coding sequence GTGATCATCCTGGTGAGTGGCTGCGCCGCCGAACCGGCCAGTGACGACAAGGAGAAGACTTTGAACAGCCAGTTCGCCGAGTTGCAGAAACGGCCGGACATCGATTCAGCCGTTCAGCGATACGGCGAGGTACTGACGAAGATACGGGACAGACTGGCTGCTTCGAACTTCGCGACCGGGTGGCGTGAAGCCAAGGATCGGGCCAGTTCACGTGGTTGCACCAGCGGCTTTTCCGGCGCGTGGTCGGAGATCGACGACGAAACCGGTGAGATACGGACCCTGCCGACGTGGATCTCGTCGGGAAACCTGCCGGACGAAAAGTGGGACAGTGCTGTCTCGGCCATCGTCGAGACCGTGCGCGACCATGGATTCGACGGACCTGGGGTGGTGGCGAACCGCCCGGGCGACCATGAAGTGATCTTCCGCGACGGATACGGCGCGCAGATCACTTTCGGGACGTTGACCAACACGGTCCTCAGCCTCACCACGGGCTGCCACCTGACCGTGGCCGCGCACCAGCGGGGCACGCCGCCGCCGAAGCGCACCTACTGA
- a CDS encoding 50S ribosomal protein L25/general stress protein Ctc: MSEVRLAAESRTEFGKGAARRTRRAGKIPAVLYGHGSDPKHLALPALEFARVVREHGQNAVLTLDVDSKSELALTKTVTTHPIKNYIEHVDLLLVQRGEKVSVEVPIVLTGDPAASTLVTQEVTVITVEVEALHIPDQFELSIEGAEAGTQFTAADIKLPQGATLATDPEALVVAVNPAPTAQQLEGDTGEAPADEAPAEEEA; encoded by the coding sequence GTGTCCGAGGTCCGTCTTGCCGCCGAGTCGCGTACCGAATTCGGCAAGGGCGCCGCACGCCGTACCCGCCGCGCCGGCAAGATCCCCGCGGTGCTCTACGGTCACGGTTCCGACCCGAAGCACCTGGCTCTGCCGGCGCTCGAGTTCGCCCGTGTAGTCCGTGAGCACGGTCAGAACGCCGTCCTGACGCTGGATGTGGACTCCAAGTCCGAGCTGGCGCTGACCAAGACCGTCACCACCCACCCGATCAAGAACTACATCGAGCACGTCGACCTGCTGCTCGTCCAGCGCGGCGAGAAGGTCAGCGTCGAGGTGCCGATCGTGCTGACCGGCGACCCCGCCGCCTCCACCCTGGTCACCCAGGAGGTGACCGTGATCACCGTCGAGGTCGAGGCGCTGCACATCCCCGACCAGTTCGAGCTGTCGATCGAGGGCGCCGAGGCAGGCACCCAGTTCACCGCGGCCGACATCAAGCTCCCGCAGGGCGCCACCCTCGCCACCGACCCCGAGGCGCTCGTCGTCGCCGTCAACCCGGCGCCGACCGCGCAGCAGCTCGAGGGCGACACCGGCGAGGCCCCGGCCGACGAGGCCCCCGCCGAAGAAGAGGCCTGA
- a CDS encoding fatty acyl-AMP ligase: MSRFVDALLGNAATRGKVKGIVTGEPGDPVRRTWEQVHHEARKMAGALVEGGLGPQSAVAVLAADPVLIAPAIQAVWLSGGSVTMLHQPTPRTDLAVWAEDTLRVLNMIDSKLVLLGAPFDQLAPVLAEHGIPYRMLTDLVDGQPLAEPVHVGEDVHALLQLTSGSTADPKAVRITHGNLFANIGAMAEKAALDWENDTMVSWLPLFHDMGMVGFLTTPMTLGIDLVKVTPADFLRAPLLWMDLISRYRATITAAPNFAYAMVGKRMGNAEDGAYDLSTLRLALNGAEPIDASAVKTFTDAGARFKMPWECVFPAYGMAECTLAVSFAPLFTGLTLDYIDPHALEVDRRAVPVEPSAEVRSFAVLGPPLPGVEARVITEDGEIRGDREVGEIQLRGSSVTPGYLTVDGPKAIQAEDGWMSTGDIGYLAGDAIVVCGREKDVIILGGRNIYPTDIERAATGVEGVRAGNAVAVRLDAGSRRERFAVVVESKLAGDTAEEAKLRKEVASRVFEAVEARPVAVLVLSPGSLPKTPSGKLRRAAAGEQLAESIRKTESR, encoded by the coding sequence ATGAGTCGGTTCGTGGACGCCCTGCTGGGCAACGCCGCCACCCGCGGCAAGGTCAAGGGGATCGTCACCGGTGAGCCCGGGGATCCCGTTCGCCGGACGTGGGAGCAGGTACACCATGAGGCCCGCAAGATGGCGGGCGCGCTTGTGGAAGGCGGTCTCGGACCGCAGAGTGCGGTCGCTGTGCTCGCCGCGGACCCCGTGCTGATCGCCCCGGCGATCCAGGCGGTGTGGCTGTCCGGCGGCAGTGTGACGATGCTGCACCAGCCGACACCGCGCACGGACCTCGCGGTGTGGGCCGAGGACACCTTGCGTGTGCTCAACATGATCGATTCCAAGCTGGTGCTGCTCGGTGCGCCGTTCGACCAGCTGGCGCCGGTGCTGGCCGAGCACGGCATCCCGTACCGGATGCTGACGGACCTGGTCGACGGCCAGCCGCTCGCCGAGCCGGTGCACGTCGGCGAAGACGTCCACGCCTTGCTGCAGCTGACGAGCGGGTCGACGGCCGACCCGAAGGCAGTCCGCATCACGCACGGCAACCTGTTCGCCAACATCGGGGCGATGGCCGAGAAAGCCGCGCTGGACTGGGAGAACGACACCATGGTGTCGTGGCTGCCGCTGTTCCACGACATGGGCATGGTCGGCTTCCTGACCACGCCGATGACGCTGGGCATCGACCTGGTGAAGGTCACGCCCGCGGATTTCCTGCGTGCCCCGTTGCTGTGGATGGACCTGATCAGCCGCTACCGCGCGACGATCACGGCGGCCCCGAACTTCGCGTACGCCATGGTCGGCAAGCGGATGGGCAACGCCGAAGACGGCGCCTACGACCTGTCGACCCTGCGCCTGGCCCTCAACGGCGCCGAGCCGATCGACGCGTCAGCGGTGAAGACGTTCACCGATGCGGGCGCGAGGTTCAAGATGCCGTGGGAGTGCGTGTTCCCGGCGTACGGCATGGCCGAATGCACGCTGGCAGTGTCCTTCGCGCCGCTGTTCACCGGCCTGACCCTGGACTACATCGACCCGCACGCGCTCGAGGTCGACCGCCGTGCGGTGCCGGTGGAACCGAGTGCCGAGGTGCGCTCGTTCGCCGTGCTCGGCCCACCTCTGCCGGGCGTCGAAGCCCGCGTGATCACCGAGGACGGCGAGATCCGCGGTGACCGCGAGGTCGGCGAGATCCAGCTCCGCGGCTCGTCGGTGACCCCGGGATACCTGACGGTGGACGGCCCGAAGGCGATCCAGGCCGAGGACGGCTGGATGTCCACAGGGGACATCGGCTACCTGGCGGGTGACGCGATCGTGGTGTGCGGCCGGGAGAAGGACGTGATCATCCTCGGTGGCCGCAACATCTACCCGACGGACATCGAACGGGCCGCGACCGGCGTGGAAGGCGTCCGAGCGGGCAACGCGGTCGCGGTCCGCCTGGACGCCGGAAGCAGGCGCGAGCGCTTCGCCGTGGTCGTCGAGTCCAAACTGGCCGGCGACACGGCCGAGGAAGCCAAGCTGCGCAAGGAAGTCGCCAGCCGCGTTTTCGAAGCCGTGGAGGCGCGCCCGGTGGCCGTGCTGGTGTTGTCGCCGGGCTCGCTGCCCAAGACACCGTCGGGCAAGCTCCGCCGCGCGGCGGCGGGGGAGCAGTTGGCGGAGAGCATCCGCAAGACCGAGAGTCGTTGA
- a CDS encoding restriction endonuclease, whose translation MSSGNLKGDAFEEEVAKLLRLKGYKVERNVLLSGTQIDLVARRNDILDNVCLVVECGDRTEPVGIKMIKEKSAVLMSLTDPRYMFRMLYVSRNGFTAEARTFAGSHANVSVMTFDELESQLVDFTPYIDGYCYAYERSDGMFHDGDIYGRFVEPAARAEDRRILPSLTQAAKDWLARPNDNLLFLLGEYGSGKTSFCRNFTYELLRERGSQGVGPDMPLPILFNLREYRDALNIRQLVTDSLINQYGVALASFQAFERACSTGRILLVLDGFDEMAATADESTIAKCFGQFYILAALNVKVLLTCRSNFFSSHADLLELVRNFSIDVPDPESGDDFRISFKHHGRILTVEPWDKQRVRTFITTHAGAQADDIIASIEKIHDLSDLCSRPVLLDMVLQTMPELLAARTPINSAALYEQYTGKWTLRDNWRVNTPSTLRQSFCEELAFFMHRVDVLSISAAQLNEIVATTMAEFADVPEKLEELRSDIQTCSFLTRSAADEFRFAHKSFMEFFVARRAVDNLINRREEAQVEAESEPFPTGIRADIHGLSINSLREIAVTMDGRARFVYFGHVGSGKPSVLGAVHSAYEAQMFPKVRQARWARAAVHGDVNDAIFANLERHAGRIFDKMKLAGSGVITSTEIATFAAEYAAVRELSVDRLLASADSAARASVISDILRKAQRTDYIQANVAGIKNFVFAKDRGELHDLVSASCCAALTKVDGAVDFEFVLAARAVLSMDAWRYLLFEAASSQCVERDLFERVIELDGVGVVERGIAIFAARANTSPAVTEVALRQLIEQLPNVGDESEQLLGVELLGLLGFSDDSLIGLYGALMQEGADVHVRSAVADMLSSLTSDQAWQKVRSLWAMEDNGKLRQRLQKVEETLRTRTSQKKGRASWSQGGRRTAVRDKMWGSLRGRP comes from the coding sequence ATGTCATCGGGAAACCTCAAGGGCGACGCGTTCGAAGAAGAAGTCGCCAAACTGCTGCGGCTCAAGGGCTACAAGGTCGAGCGGAATGTGCTGCTCAGTGGCACCCAGATCGATCTCGTAGCCCGCCGCAACGACATTCTCGACAACGTCTGCCTGGTGGTCGAGTGCGGCGACCGAACCGAGCCGGTCGGCATCAAGATGATCAAAGAGAAGTCCGCGGTGCTGATGTCCTTGACCGATCCGCGGTACATGTTCCGGATGTTGTACGTGTCGCGGAACGGGTTCACCGCGGAAGCGAGGACGTTCGCTGGAAGCCACGCGAACGTTTCGGTCATGACGTTCGACGAGCTCGAAAGCCAGCTCGTCGACTTCACGCCGTACATTGACGGATACTGCTACGCGTACGAGCGCAGCGACGGAATGTTCCACGACGGTGATATCTACGGGCGTTTCGTCGAGCCTGCCGCCCGCGCCGAGGATCGCCGGATCCTGCCTTCGCTGACGCAGGCCGCCAAGGACTGGCTCGCGCGCCCGAACGACAACCTGTTGTTCCTGCTCGGCGAGTACGGCTCCGGTAAGACGTCGTTCTGCCGGAACTTCACCTACGAGTTGCTCAGGGAACGCGGCAGCCAGGGCGTGGGCCCGGACATGCCGTTGCCGATTCTGTTCAACCTGCGCGAGTACCGTGACGCTTTGAACATCAGGCAACTCGTCACCGACAGCCTGATCAACCAGTACGGCGTCGCGCTCGCGTCGTTCCAGGCGTTCGAACGAGCGTGTTCGACCGGGCGAATCCTGCTGGTGCTGGACGGTTTCGACGAGATGGCGGCGACAGCAGACGAGTCGACCATCGCCAAGTGCTTCGGGCAGTTCTACATCCTCGCGGCGCTGAACGTGAAGGTCCTGCTGACCTGCCGGTCGAACTTCTTCTCCAGCCACGCAGACCTGCTCGAGCTGGTCCGGAACTTCTCGATCGACGTGCCCGACCCGGAGTCGGGCGACGACTTCCGGATCTCCTTCAAGCACCACGGCCGGATCCTCACCGTCGAGCCCTGGGACAAGCAGCGCGTCCGGACGTTCATCACCACGCACGCGGGCGCGCAGGCCGACGACATCATCGCGTCGATAGAGAAGATCCACGACCTGTCCGACCTGTGTTCGCGTCCTGTGCTGCTCGACATGGTCCTGCAGACGATGCCGGAGTTGCTGGCCGCGCGTACGCCGATCAACTCCGCGGCCCTGTACGAGCAGTACACCGGCAAGTGGACGTTGCGGGACAACTGGCGGGTGAACACGCCATCGACGTTGCGCCAGTCCTTCTGCGAAGAACTGGCGTTCTTCATGCACAGGGTGGACGTTCTGTCGATCTCGGCCGCGCAGTTGAACGAAATCGTGGCAACCACCATGGCGGAGTTCGCCGATGTGCCGGAGAAGCTCGAAGAACTGCGCTCCGACATCCAGACCTGCTCTTTCCTAACACGGTCGGCCGCCGACGAGTTCCGGTTCGCGCACAAGTCCTTCATGGAGTTCTTCGTCGCGCGTCGCGCCGTGGACAATCTGATCAACCGGCGTGAAGAGGCACAGGTCGAGGCGGAGAGCGAGCCGTTTCCGACAGGGATCCGGGCCGATATCCACGGCCTGTCAATCAATTCGCTCAGGGAGATCGCCGTCACCATGGACGGTCGCGCGCGTTTTGTCTACTTTGGTCACGTTGGTTCCGGCAAGCCCAGTGTTCTCGGAGCCGTGCACAGCGCCTATGAGGCGCAGATGTTCCCGAAGGTGCGGCAGGCGCGCTGGGCGAGGGCCGCTGTGCACGGCGACGTCAACGACGCCATATTCGCGAACCTGGAGCGGCACGCTGGCCGGATCTTCGACAAGATGAAGCTCGCGGGTAGCGGCGTCATAACCTCGACGGAGATCGCCACTTTCGCGGCGGAGTACGCGGCCGTTCGAGAGCTGTCCGTCGACCGGCTGCTCGCCTCGGCGGATTCGGCTGCCAGGGCATCGGTGATATCGGACATCCTGCGAAAGGCACAGCGCACGGACTACATCCAGGCGAACGTGGCTGGAATAAAGAACTTCGTGTTCGCCAAGGACCGAGGCGAGTTGCACGACCTGGTGAGCGCTTCGTGTTGCGCCGCGCTCACGAAGGTGGATGGCGCTGTCGACTTCGAGTTCGTCCTGGCCGCCCGTGCGGTCCTGTCGATGGACGCCTGGCGGTACCTGCTTTTCGAGGCGGCGAGCAGTCAGTGCGTCGAACGCGACCTGTTCGAGCGCGTGATCGAACTCGACGGCGTCGGTGTGGTCGAGCGGGGCATCGCGATATTCGCCGCCAGGGCGAATACGAGTCCGGCGGTGACCGAGGTCGCGCTACGGCAGCTGATCGAGCAGTTGCCCAACGTCGGCGACGAGTCCGAACAGCTCCTCGGCGTTGAACTGCTCGGGCTGCTCGGCTTCTCCGACGACAGCTTGATCGGGCTTTATGGGGCTCTGATGCAGGAGGGCGCCGATGTCCACGTGCGTTCGGCGGTCGCCGACATGCTGTCGTCGCTTACCTCGGACCAGGCGTGGCAGAAGGTGCGAAGTCTGTGGGCGATGGAGGACAACGGGAAGCTCCGCCAACGGCTGCAGAAGGTCGAGGAGACCCTCCGCACTCGGACCAGCCAGAAGAAGGGGCGGGCGTCCTGGTCACAAGGTGGTCGCCGGACCGCGGTGCGCGACAAGATGTGGGGGAGCCTGCGCGGTCGCCCGTAG
- a CDS encoding methionine ABC transporter ATP-binding protein encodes MITVENVSKSFWSRTGNVVALDGVSLEVAAGAALGVVGPQGAGKSTLARCISLQERPDAGIVRLDGLNTATLDTRSLRATRRQIGVVTADAQLFRQRTAAGNIALPLEQSGVDGPQRRARVGRLLDLIGLTDKAAAYPEDLTVGQRRRIAVARALVGEPGLLLADDPTAGLDADGTAGVLAVLDRARAELGVTLLVTTQDSSVVRRICDDIALLDAGRLVEHGNLFELLHDPESRAVKELLPVIDATPSVGQDRIADIVLIGFAAVGALLPEAASRFGVQVSVLGGGLTRLGETPVARFRIGLRGERSDSALAWIGDRGGIVHQPLAGPQGVVAA; translated from the coding sequence GTGATCACCGTAGAGAATGTCAGCAAGTCGTTCTGGAGCCGGACCGGCAACGTCGTCGCGCTCGACGGCGTTTCGCTCGAAGTCGCCGCTGGCGCGGCGCTCGGTGTCGTCGGCCCGCAGGGGGCCGGCAAGTCCACTTTGGCCCGTTGCATCTCGTTGCAGGAGCGCCCCGACGCGGGCATCGTCCGCCTCGACGGGCTGAACACCGCCACTCTCGACACCCGCAGCCTGCGTGCGACCCGGCGCCAGATCGGTGTCGTGACAGCGGATGCGCAGCTCTTCCGGCAGCGCACCGCGGCGGGCAACATCGCGCTCCCGCTTGAGCAGTCCGGTGTGGACGGCCCGCAGCGCAGGGCGCGGGTCGGCAGGCTGCTCGACCTGATCGGACTGACGGACAAGGCAGCCGCGTACCCGGAGGACCTGACTGTCGGCCAGCGCCGCCGCATCGCCGTCGCCCGCGCGCTCGTCGGCGAGCCCGGCCTGCTGCTGGCCGACGACCCGACAGCGGGCCTGGACGCCGACGGCACGGCCGGTGTCCTCGCGGTGCTCGACCGGGCGCGTGCCGAACTCGGCGTGACGCTTCTGGTCACCACACAGGATTCCAGTGTGGTGCGCAGGATCTGCGACGACATCGCGTTGCTCGACGCCGGCAGGCTGGTGGAGCACGGCAACCTGTTCGAACTGCTGCACGACCCGGAAAGCCGTGCGGTGAAGGAACTTCTGCCGGTCATCGACGCGACCCCGTCGGTCGGGCAGGACCGCATCGCCGACATCGTGCTGATCGGCTTCGCCGCCGTCGGCGCGTTGCTGCCGGAGGCCGCGTCCCGGTTCGGCGTTCAGGTGTCGGTGCTCGGCGGCGGGCTGACCAGGCTCGGTGAGACGCCGGTGGCCCGGTTCCGGATCGGACTGCGCGGCGAGCGCTCCGACAGTGCGCTGGCGTGGATCGGCGACCGCGGCGGCATCGTGCACCAGCCGCTGGCCGGCCCGCAGGGCGTCGTCGCGGCGTAG
- the pth gene encoding aminoacyl-tRNA hydrolase, whose amino-acid sequence MSEGPGTVVIVGLGNPGPRYAANRHNVGAMVLDELGDRVGGGKFKAHKGLADVLEGRLGAQRVVLMKPRSFMNVSGGPVSGVAKFFKVAPADLVVIYDELDLPFGTVRLKLGGGENGHNGLRSISKSLGTKDYHRIRVGIGRPPGRMDPADFVLKDFSVVERKELPFVFDRAADATEALINNGLEAAQNAFHALS is encoded by the coding sequence GTGAGCGAAGGGCCGGGGACCGTGGTGATCGTTGGCCTCGGCAACCCCGGCCCTCGCTATGCGGCCAACCGCCACAACGTCGGCGCGATGGTGCTCGACGAACTGGGCGACCGCGTGGGCGGCGGGAAGTTCAAGGCCCACAAGGGCCTCGCCGACGTCCTGGAAGGGCGGCTCGGCGCACAACGCGTGGTGTTGATGAAGCCGCGCTCGTTCATGAACGTCTCCGGCGGGCCCGTCTCGGGCGTCGCCAAGTTCTTCAAGGTCGCACCGGCCGACCTCGTCGTGATCTACGACGAACTCGACCTGCCGTTCGGCACGGTCCGGCTCAAGCTCGGCGGCGGCGAGAACGGCCACAACGGCCTGCGGTCCATCTCGAAGTCCCTCGGCACCAAGGACTACCACCGCATCCGGGTCGGCATCGGCCGCCCGCCCGGCCGGATGGATCCCGCGGACTTCGTCCTCAAGGACTTCTCCGTGGTCGAACGCAAAGAGTTGCCGTTCGTCTTCGATCGCGCGGCCGACGCCACGGAAGCCCTGATCAACAACGGCCTGGAAGCCGCGCAGAACGCCTTCCACGCCCTGAGCTGA
- a CDS encoding 4-(cytidine 5'-diphospho)-2-C-methyl-D-erythritol kinase, which translates to MLAVVPPPVTVRVPSKVNLHLAVGDVRPDGYHELNTVFQALSLTDEVTVAVTDDPGVEVVGEGADEVPTGPSNLAWRAVQALAEHVGKDHTEPKIRVVIRKGIPVAGGMAGGSADAAAALVGLAALWRLEIGRDELATVAARIGSDVPFVLQGGTALGTGRGEQLIPVLTRHTFHWVIAFDRRGLSTPKVFEELDRLRSDGDPPRIGAVEPVLEALASGDPRQLALLLGNDLQSAAISLRPGLRRTLRAGVNAGALAGTVSGSGPTCAFLCSDGESALRVAAELAGAGVCRTVRVAHGPVPGARVIGGDEAPRPAPPEVHA; encoded by the coding sequence GTGCTCGCTGTCGTTCCCCCACCCGTGACCGTGCGTGTGCCGTCGAAGGTCAACCTGCACCTCGCCGTCGGCGACGTGCGGCCCGACGGTTATCACGAGCTCAACACGGTTTTCCAGGCGCTCTCGTTGACCGACGAGGTGACGGTCGCCGTGACCGACGATCCCGGTGTGGAAGTGGTCGGCGAAGGCGCCGACGAGGTACCCACCGGCCCGAGCAACCTGGCGTGGCGCGCGGTGCAGGCGTTGGCCGAGCACGTCGGCAAGGACCACACCGAGCCCAAGATCCGGGTGGTGATCCGCAAGGGCATCCCGGTGGCCGGTGGCATGGCTGGCGGGAGTGCCGACGCGGCCGCCGCGCTGGTCGGTCTCGCGGCGCTGTGGCGGCTGGAGATCGGCCGGGACGAACTCGCCACCGTGGCCGCCAGGATCGGCAGTGACGTCCCCTTCGTCCTGCAGGGCGGCACGGCGCTGGGCACCGGCCGCGGTGAGCAGCTGATCCCGGTGCTGACCAGGCACACGTTCCACTGGGTGATCGCGTTCGACCGGCGTGGCCTGTCGACGCCGAAGGTCTTCGAGGAGCTCGACCGGCTGCGCAGCGACGGCGACCCGCCCCGGATCGGCGCCGTCGAGCCCGTGCTGGAGGCGCTGGCGTCCGGCGATCCGCGTCAGCTGGCGCTGCTGCTGGGCAACGACCTGCAGTCCGCGGCGATCTCCCTGCGTCCCGGCCTGCGGCGCACGCTGCGCGCGGGCGTCAACGCGGGTGCGCTGGCAGGGACCGTTTCCGGCTCCGGCCCGACGTGCGCGTTCCTCTGCTCCGACGGGGAGTCCGCGTTGCGTGTCGCGGCCGAACTCGCAGGCGCGGGCGTGTGCCGGACCGTCCGCGTGGCGCACGGGCCCGTTCCGGGAGCCCGTGTGATCGGTGGCGACGAGGCGCCGCGCCCGGCTCCGCCAGAGGTGCACGCCTGA
- a CDS encoding ABC-F family ATP-binding cassette domain-containing protein, translating into MANLVNLESVSKSYGVRPLLDAVSLGVGEGDRIGVVGLNGGGKTTLLEVLAGIEPADSGRVSRTRDLRMAVVTQRTDLPPGGTVRNAVLDPLGFSADHEWAADAKVRAVLDGIGISALGLDAPLDRMSGGERRRVALAAALVQELDLVILDEPTNHLDIEGVRWLADHLLARRTALVVVTHDRWFLDTVCSRTWEVQNGRVEQYEGGYADWVFARAERGRLADTLEEKRRNLAAKELAWLRRGAPARTSKPRYRIDAAEALIANVPPPRDTVELMAFAKRRLGKTVIELEDATLSVPGRRLLDHVTWRIGPGDRIGLVGVNGSGKTTLLRLLAGESQPETGKRIQGQTVHLAYLSQELADLPGELRVLEAIEEIARRVTLGKQELSASQLAEKFGFPANRQWTPVSDLSGGERRRLQLSRLLMAEPNVLLLDEPTNDLDIDTLQQLEDLLDSWPGTLVVVSHDRYLVERVCDEVYALFGDGRAKHLPGGIEEYLTRRATMTAPVAAPVKADKPKSAAADQRAAGKELARLERALDKLSKREAQLHTALAEAATDPDRLLELDAQLRDLVKEKAEVEERWMEIADSVE; encoded by the coding sequence ATGGCCAACCTGGTCAACCTGGAGTCGGTCAGCAAGTCGTACGGCGTCCGGCCGTTGCTCGATGCGGTCTCGCTGGGAGTCGGCGAGGGCGACCGGATCGGGGTCGTCGGTCTGAACGGTGGCGGCAAGACGACGCTGCTCGAGGTACTGGCGGGCATCGAGCCCGCGGACAGCGGACGCGTCAGTCGCACGCGTGACCTGCGGATGGCGGTGGTCACCCAACGCACGGACCTGCCGCCGGGCGGGACCGTGCGCAACGCCGTGCTGGATCCGCTCGGGTTCAGCGCCGATCACGAATGGGCCGCGGACGCGAAGGTCCGCGCGGTGCTCGACGGGATCGGCATCTCCGCGCTGGGACTGGACGCCCCGCTCGACCGGATGTCCGGCGGTGAACGGCGACGGGTCGCGCTGGCGGCCGCGTTGGTCCAGGAGCTGGACCTGGTGATCCTGGACGAGCCCACCAACCACCTGGACATCGAAGGCGTGCGGTGGCTGGCGGATCACCTGCTGGCCAGGCGAACCGCGTTGGTCGTCGTCACACACGACCGGTGGTTCCTCGACACGGTCTGCTCACGCACCTGGGAGGTGCAGAACGGGCGCGTCGAGCAATACGAAGGCGGCTACGCGGACTGGGTGTTCGCACGCGCTGAGCGTGGACGGTTGGCCGACACGCTGGAGGAGAAGCGCCGCAACCTCGCCGCGAAGGAACTCGCGTGGCTGCGTCGAGGCGCCCCGGCGCGTACGTCCAAGCCGCGCTACCGCATCGACGCCGCCGAGGCGCTGATCGCGAACGTGCCACCGCCACGGGACACCGTCGAGCTGATGGCGTTTGCCAAGCGCAGGCTCGGCAAGACCGTGATCGAGCTGGAGGACGCGACCCTGAGCGTGCCGGGCCGCCGGCTGCTCGACCACGTCACCTGGCGGATCGGCCCCGGCGACCGGATCGGCCTCGTCGGCGTGAACGGCTCGGGCAAGACGACTCTGCTGCGGTTGCTGGCCGGCGAGTCGCAGCCGGAGACCGGCAAGCGGATCCAGGGCCAGACCGTGCACCTGGCGTACCTCAGCCAGGAACTCGCTGATCTGCCCGGTGAGCTGCGTGTGCTCGAGGCGATCGAGGAGATCGCCCGCCGCGTCACCCTGGGCAAGCAGGAACTGTCGGCGTCGCAGCTGGCGGAGAAGTTCGGGTTCCCCGCCAACCGGCAGTGGACACCGGTTTCGGACCTGTCTGGTGGCGAGCGCCGCCGGTTGCAGCTGTCCCGGTTGCTGATGGCCGAGCCGAACGTGCTGCTGCTGGACGAGCCGACCAACGACCTGGACATCGACACGTTGCAGCAGCTGGAGGACCTGCTCGACTCGTGGCCAGGCACGCTCGTGGTCGTCTCGCACGACCGTTACCTGGTCGAACGCGTCTGCGACGAGGTGTACGCGCTGTTCGGCGACGGCCGCGCGAAGCACCTGCCCGGCGGGATCGAGGAGTACCTGACCCGGCGCGCCACGATGACCGCACCCGTCGCCGCGCCGGTGAAGGCGGACAAGCCGAAGTCCGCCGCGGCCGACCAGCGCGCCGCCGGCAAGGAGCTCGCACGCCTGGAGCGCGCGCTGGACAAGCTCAGCAAACGCGAGGCGCAGTTGCACACCGCGCTCGCCGAGGCCGCGACCGATCCCGACCGTCTGCTGGAACTGGACGCGCAGCTCAGGGACCTGGTGAAGGAGAAGGCAGAAGTCGAGGAACGCTGGATGGAGATCGCGGACAGCGTCGAGTAG